The following proteins come from a genomic window of Nostoc sp. ATCC 53789:
- a CDS encoding ABC exporter membrane fusion protein, protein MVQKQKHSFIKPFIKPVFWWPVILATTMTVATGAASFYTFSRFQLSSKVQPIATPRSSPKRTTIAALGRLEPQGEVIRLSAPESQGGVRVTKLMVNKGDRVRQGQVVAMLDSYFPRLAALEKAQQQVLVAQASLNQVKAGAKAGDISAQKATIARLEAELRGETSAQEATIARLQADWRNAESENQRYQQLYKDGAISASDADTKRLRVDTVQQQLNEAKASLKRTIETLQKQLIEAKARLKSIAEVRPTDIATAQADVESALASVNQAKAEWDLSIVRSPITGQIMKINTWPGEIIGTTGIADLGRTQQMYVVAEVYETDIKKVRIGQSAIITSDALPGKLRGKVTDIGLQVGKQNIFNNNPQADTDNKIVDVKIRIDNLQDNQQVAGLTDLQVEVIIDI, encoded by the coding sequence ATGGTACAAAAACAAAAACATTCATTCATTAAACCATTCATTAAACCTGTATTTTGGTGGCCAGTTATATTAGCAACTACTATGACTGTAGCTACTGGTGCAGCCTCTTTCTATACCTTTTCACGATTTCAGTTGTCCTCGAAAGTACAGCCTATAGCTACCCCACGTAGTTCTCCTAAAAGGACTACTATTGCAGCATTAGGACGTTTAGAACCTCAAGGAGAGGTTATTCGTCTATCGGCTCCAGAGTCCCAAGGGGGTGTTAGGGTAACAAAACTTATGGTAAACAAAGGAGACAGAGTACGACAGGGGCAAGTAGTTGCAATGCTTGACAGTTACTTTCCTCGTCTTGCAGCTTTAGAAAAAGCCCAACAACAAGTCTTAGTTGCTCAAGCTAGTCTTAACCAGGTAAAAGCTGGCGCAAAAGCTGGAGATATATCTGCACAAAAAGCAACCATTGCTCGTTTAGAAGCTGAGTTGCGCGGAGAAACTTCTGCTCAAGAAGCAACGATCGCTCGCTTACAGGCTGATTGGCGGAATGCTGAAAGCGAAAATCAGCGATATCAGCAGTTATATAAAGATGGTGCGATTTCAGCCTCCGACGCAGATACTAAACGTTTGCGAGTCGATACAGTTCAACAGCAACTCAATGAAGCTAAAGCTTCTCTCAAGCGCACTATAGAAACTCTTCAAAAGCAGTTAATCGAGGCCAAAGCCAGACTCAAGAGTATTGCTGAGGTTCGTCCTACCGATATAGCAACAGCACAAGCTGATGTTGAAAGTGCATTAGCCTCAGTTAACCAGGCTAAGGCAGAGTGGGATTTAAGTATTGTGCGATCGCCCATAACCGGGCAAATCATGAAAATTAATACTTGGCCTGGAGAAATTATCGGCACTACAGGAATAGCTGATTTAGGTCGCACACAACAGATGTATGTGGTAGCAGAAGTCTATGAAACTGATATTAAAAAAGTCCGTATCGGTCAGTCGGCGATTATTACTAGCGATGCTTTACCAGGGAAATTACGAGGAAAAGTTACAGATATTGGTTTACAAGTTGGCAAACAAAATATCTTTAATAACAACCCTCAAGCAGACACAGATAACAAAATAGTTGATGTAAAAATTCGTATTGATAATCTTCAAGATAACCAGCAAGTTGCTGGTCTGACTGATTTACAGGTAGAGGTAATTATTGATATTTAG